In the Streptomyces sp. NBC_00525 genome, one interval contains:
- a CDS encoding flavin-containing monooxygenase produces MADDSIGQHYEAEVVVIGAGISGLAAVIALREAGFDDVVVLEKSARLGGTWRDNTYPGCGCDVPAMLYEYTFAPHTWSRGFAGRPEILDYLDNTATAHGVHDAIRYDTEVLEARWEPAAHRWRLRTTSGTCAARAVIVATGPWHRPRIPDIPGLDTFPGAAFHSARWDHGVDLAGQRVAVVGTGASTVQFLPEIQPRAARVDVFQSTPQWVLPKPDYPLPPGLHRYFARHPAARRALRGLHHLTQESIGFPLRHPSLLRPLETLARLHLRTSVRDRALRRALTPDYRLGGRRLITSSTYYAALTRPNVRLRPTRVTAVDGSDVIGADGSRTRADVLVLATGFHIGDIPLAPHLHGTEGTLAESWAGSRRAYLGTSVSGYPNLFLLIGPNLLTGTTAVPTVLEAQLRYVTDALSRLRAGGASATLDVRPGAEAAYQRALHEALSGTVYNAGGGTGYYFGLPGVNTFCWPWSTARLVKRLHAFDPDDYTWQLSLPAQADAAHDALPAQPSDRLR; encoded by the coding sequence GTGGCCGACGACAGCATCGGACAGCACTACGAAGCGGAAGTCGTCGTCATCGGGGCCGGGATCTCCGGCCTGGCCGCCGTGATCGCGCTGCGCGAGGCCGGCTTCGACGACGTCGTCGTACTGGAGAAGTCCGCCCGCCTCGGCGGGACCTGGCGCGACAACACCTACCCCGGCTGCGGCTGCGACGTACCGGCGATGCTGTACGAGTACACCTTCGCGCCGCACACCTGGAGCCGGGGCTTCGCGGGCCGGCCGGAGATCCTCGACTACCTCGACAACACCGCGACGGCGCACGGCGTGCACGACGCGATCCGCTACGACACGGAGGTGCTGGAGGCCCGCTGGGAGCCGGCGGCGCACCGCTGGCGGCTGCGGACCACGTCCGGCACCTGCGCCGCCCGCGCGGTGATCGTCGCCACCGGCCCCTGGCACCGGCCCCGCATCCCCGACATCCCCGGCCTCGACACCTTCCCCGGCGCCGCCTTCCACTCCGCCCGCTGGGACCACGGGGTCGACCTGGCCGGGCAGCGCGTGGCGGTGGTGGGCACCGGGGCGTCCACCGTCCAGTTCCTGCCCGAGATCCAGCCGAGGGCGGCCCGTGTCGACGTCTTCCAGAGCACGCCGCAGTGGGTCCTCCCCAAGCCCGACTACCCGCTCCCGCCGGGCCTCCACCGGTACTTCGCCCGCCACCCGGCGGCCCGCCGCGCACTGCGCGGCCTGCACCATCTGACCCAGGAGAGCATCGGATTCCCGCTGCGCCACCCGAGCCTGCTGCGGCCCCTGGAGACCCTGGCCCGGCTCCATCTGCGCACCTCCGTCCGGGACCGCGCCCTGCGCCGCGCCCTGACGCCCGACTACCGTCTGGGCGGGCGCCGCCTGATCACCTCCAGCACGTACTACGCCGCCCTGACCCGGCCCAACGTACGGCTGCGCCCCACTCGCGTGACGGCCGTGGACGGCTCCGACGTCATCGGCGCCGACGGCAGCCGCACCCGTGCCGACGTCCTCGTCCTCGCGACCGGGTTCCACATCGGCGACATCCCGCTGGCCCCCCATCTGCACGGCACCGAGGGCACGTTGGCCGAGAGCTGGGCCGGCAGCCGCCGCGCCTACCTGGGCACCAGCGTCAGCGGATACCCCAACCTCTTCCTGCTCATCGGCCCGAACCTGCTCACCGGCACCACGGCCGTCCCCACCGTCCTCGAAGCCCAGCTCCGCTACGTCACCGACGCCCTCAGCCGGCTGCGCGCGGGCGGGGCGTCCGCCACCCTGGACGTCAGGCCGGGGGCCGAGGCGGCCTACCAGCGGGCTCTGCACGAGGCGCTGTCCGGCACGGTCTACAACGCCGGCGGCGGCACCGGCTACTACTTCGGCCTCCCCGGCGTCAACACGTTCTGCTGGCCCTGGTCGACGGCCCGGCTCGTCAAGCGCCTGCACGCCTTCGACCCGGACGACTACACCTGGCAACTCTCCCTGCCCGCCCAGGCCGACGCCGCCCACGACGCCCTGCCGGCCCAGCCCTCGGACCGGCTCCGGTAG
- a CDS encoding Rieske 2Fe-2S domain-containing protein, protein MAKRGGLPESGRLQAAVDEPGRRLPYPSGWFCLARSRELSPGKVATRRFMDEDVVLYRTRDGRAHAVRPYCPHLGAHLGAGGTVEGRNLVCPFHGFAFGPDGTCVGTPDGLPPRARLSHHTISERDGFLFVWYAPGGAAPTWEIPGIARPGIAPTAAWSTEVRTYPQEIIENTLDFQHLPVLHHVSVRQLDPPTPQGPLLRMRLRLGPTRPAVLAHRVRADHTFLLAGLGYLCVELPVPALGLTSYLWAMHTPTGPRRTRMLVATACADLHGRAADAASLPRRGLHRAFARAMLRTAVGKVHQDLTIWNTKRYEPYPRLAPNDRAIGLFRHWAHQFYPKP, encoded by the coding sequence ATGGCGAAGAGGGGCGGACTGCCCGAATCCGGGAGACTCCAGGCCGCCGTCGACGAGCCCGGACGGCGACTGCCGTACCCCAGCGGCTGGTTCTGCCTGGCGCGTTCACGGGAGCTGTCGCCCGGCAAAGTCGCGACCCGCCGTTTCATGGACGAGGACGTCGTCCTCTACCGCACCCGTGACGGCCGCGCCCACGCCGTACGTCCCTACTGCCCCCACCTCGGCGCCCACCTGGGCGCCGGCGGCACGGTCGAGGGCCGGAACCTCGTATGCCCCTTCCACGGCTTCGCCTTCGGCCCGGACGGCACCTGCGTCGGCACGCCGGACGGCCTGCCCCCGCGCGCCCGTCTGAGCCACCACACCATCAGCGAGCGCGACGGCTTCCTCTTCGTCTGGTACGCGCCCGGCGGCGCCGCGCCCACCTGGGAGATCCCCGGCATCGCGCGGCCCGGAATCGCCCCGACGGCCGCCTGGAGCACGGAAGTGCGCACCTACCCCCAGGAGATCATCGAGAACACCCTCGACTTCCAGCACCTCCCGGTCCTGCACCACGTCTCCGTGCGGCAGCTCGACCCGCCCACGCCCCAGGGCCCCCTGCTGCGCATGCGGCTGCGCCTCGGGCCGACCAGGCCGGCCGTCCTCGCGCACCGGGTCCGGGCCGACCACACCTTCCTCCTGGCCGGGCTGGGATACCTCTGCGTCGAACTGCCCGTGCCCGCGCTCGGACTCACCAGCTACCTCTGGGCGATGCACACCCCGACCGGGCCCCGGCGCACGCGCATGCTGGTCGCGACGGCCTGCGCGGACCTCCACGGGCGGGCCGCCGACGCCGCGTCGCTCCCGCGGCGCGGCCTGCACCGGGCCTTCGCCCGCGCGATGCTGCGCACCGCCGTCGGCAAGGTCCACCAGGACCTGACGATCTGGAACACCAAACGCTACGAGCCGTACCCCCGGCTCGCCCCGAACGACCGGGCCATCGGCCTGTTCCGCCACTGGGCCCACCAGTTCTACCCGAAGCCCTGA